Genomic segment of Erythrobacter sp. BLCC-B19:
CATTGGGATAGCGCCGCAGCGCGTGTTCACCGCGGAAGCGGGGCGAGAGCGGCGCCTTCTCGAAGGGGTAGTTGATCGTCACCTTGGGCTTGAAGAAATACTTCAGCGTCAAGGCGTGCGCCTTGAGGAATTCCCAAAGGGTGAACGACTTGATGAGGTGGGAGACGGTGGTCATTATCCCTGCTCTTTCGGCGAAAAATCGGCTTTGCACAGCCCGGCAGCGTCATAGCGATAGGGCTCGAACGACTGGCCATCGCGCCCCGCGTTCCAGCTATCGTCGTAGACCGTGACGTAAGCCACCGACTGGCCTTCGCGGCGCAGTTTCAGATTGATGATGTAGAGCGCGGTACCGACCCGGCGGGAGATCTGGTAATCGCGGAACCAGTCCCCGGCATCGTTCGGTGTCACCGACGCGCGCCCTGCCAGTGGGCTTCCCGATGCGCTTTCCAGCGCCAACACGAAGCTGGCATTGGGCAAATGGCCCTTGGGCGCGACCGGAATAAGGCCTCTCAGGTCGAAGCTCTCGGTCGCCGAGCCATCTGCGGCTGTGCGCGCAAGGCTACACACGAATGCCGTCGCCGGAATTTCGGGCTGCGGGCGGGTGTCGAGCGTCTCGACCATCACCTGCGCCATCAGAGCCAGGCCGATCATCCGAAATGCCCCGTCGCCATCAGGTAGCCGCTGGTCGCCGCCACAAACAGCAGGCTCATCGGCAGGAACACCTTCCACCCGAGGCGCATCAGCTGGTCGTAGCGGTAACGGGGCACGGTCGCCCAGATCCAGCTGAACATGAAGAAGAAGATGAAGGTCTTGACGAGGAACCAGATGATCCCCGGCACTATGTAGAGCACCGGAATGTCGAGCGGCGGCAGCCACCCGCCCCAGAACAGCAGCGTGTTCAGCGAGCACATCAGCAGGATGTTGGCGTATTCACCCAGCCAGAACAGCGCGAAGCTCATCGAGGAATATTCGGTTTGGTAACCCGCGACGAGCTCGCTCTCGGCCTCGGTGAGGTCGAAGGGCGCGCGCGCGGTTTCAGCCAGCGCCGAGATGAAGAACACCACCCACATCGGGAAGAGCAACGGGTGCACCGCATAGGCGTTGATCAGCCCCAGCCCGAAGCCCTGCTGCGCGTTCACGATTCCCGAGAGGTTGAAGGTGCCGGCAAACAGCACCACGCAGACCAGCACGAAACCGATCGAGACTTCGTAGGAGATCATCTGTGCAGACGCGCGCATCGCCGAGAAGAACGGGTATTTGGAGTTCGACGCCCACCCGCTCATCACCACGCCGTAAACCCCCATCGAGGAGATCGCGAGGATATAGAGCAGGCCGACATTGATGTCCGAAATCACCACCCCCGCATCGAAGGGGATCACCGCCCAGGCCGCGAGCGCGACCGTGAAGGTGATGATCGGCGCGATCAGGAAGATGCCCTTGTTCGCGGCGCTCGGGATGATCGTCTCTTGCAGAAAGACCTTGAGCCCGTCCGCAAAGGACTGAAGCAGCCCGAACGGCCCGACCACGTTCGGCCCGCGCCGCATCATGATCGCGCCCAGCACCTTGCGGTCGACATAGATCACCATCGCCACGCTGAACATGACGAGCAGCGAGACGATCAGGATCGCGGCAAGCGTCGCGACGGTCCAGGCCCATTCGTAGCTGAGGCCGAGGGATTGGAAGAAGGCGGTCATTCCGCGGCCTCCTTGACGTCGGCCCCGTGGAGCAGCTCATCCGAGCAGCGCTGCATCACCTCGCTCGCGCGGGCGATCGGGTTGGTGAGGTAGAAGTCCTTGATCGGATAGCCCGCAAGCTCGCCCTCGAACTTCGCGCCGCTGTCCGCCTTGGGGAGTGCGCCGTAATCGGCGAGGCCCTCTTCGCCCAGCGCGGGCGCGGCGGCGATCATGGCTGCCTGAAGCTGGTCGAAGCTGTCGAAGCCGACGCTCACGCCCAGCGCATCGGCCAGCGCGCGCAGGATCGTCCAGTCTTCGCGCGCGTCGCCGGGGGCGAATACCGCCTTCTCGGCGAACTGCACCCGGCCTTCCGTGTTGACGTAGGTTCCGTCCTTTTCGGCATAGGACGCGCCCGGCAGGATGATGTCGGCGTGATGCGCGCCCTTGTCGCCGTGGTGGCCGATATAGACCTTCAGCGACCCCGCGTAGGGCGCGTAGTCCATCTCGTCCGCGCCGAGGCTGAGCAGCACCTTCGGCGAAGCGGCGGCGATATCGGCCATCCCGCCCGGAAGCGTGAAGCCG
This window contains:
- the nuoH gene encoding NADH-quinone oxidoreductase subunit NuoH translates to MTAFFQSLGLSYEWAWTVATLAAILIVSLLVMFSVAMVIYVDRKVLGAIMMRRGPNVVGPFGLLQSFADGLKVFLQETIIPSAANKGIFLIAPIITFTVALAAWAVIPFDAGVVISDINVGLLYILAISSMGVYGVVMSGWASNSKYPFFSAMRASAQMISYEVSIGFVLVCVVLFAGTFNLSGIVNAQQGFGLGLINAYAVHPLLFPMWVVFFISALAETARAPFDLTEAESELVAGYQTEYSSMSFALFWLGEYANILLMCSLNTLLFWGGWLPPLDIPVLYIVPGIIWFLVKTFIFFFMFSWIWATVPRYRYDQLMRLGWKVFLPMSLLFVAATSGYLMATGHFG